Within the Nitrospirota bacterium genome, the region CCGATTCCTGAAAGACCGGCTCCTTGTAGCCTCCACGCTCGCCTGCCTTTGCGGCTCCGCTTCCGCCCTGACCATCGACGGCAATCTGTCCGATTGGGGCATCGATCCCTCTACCTGGGTGCCCGCCAGCGGCATCCATTACGTCATCGAAGATCAAACCGGCAACGGTGGGTATTACCTCAATCCTGGCTGGGGCGGGCAGGCCTATGATGCAGAAGCGCTCTACGCCACCATCATTGGCAGCAAGCTCTACATTGCGCTGGCAACCGGGCACAATCCCGCCACATTGCAGAACCCAGCCGCCAATAGTTACGGCGCCGGCGACTTTGCCATCGATTTCGGCAAGAACGGTTTATACGACGTGGGCATCAATATCGTGCATAACGGCACTAACGGCAACGCCGATCCCCTGCAAACATCGGGCGGTATCTACAAGAACCCGGTCTGGAATTACGGACTCTGGAACGCCAGTGGTGCTTACGCCCCAGGCAATCCCGACCCGGCCCACCCGACCTACATGAGTAGCGGTACGCAAATCGGTACCGCCACCATCGCGACAGGCCATGCCACCGGCTACGGCAGCAAATCGAGTGATCTGCACTACTTCTACGAGATGAGCCTCGATCTGAGCCTGCTGTGGGCAGCAGGTTGGGACGGGAATCCATTCAACATCCACTGGACCGAAAATTGCGCCAACGACAGCATCGTCGTCGATCCACCTTTCCATGTTCCCGAGCCCAGTTCCCTCGCGCTGTTGGGGATCACTCTGCTCGGCCTGAGAAGCTTGCGCCGCCGCAGCTGATTCTCCCCATCACAAACCCAGACTGACGGGTAGCGCGCACCGACGCTGACGACTGCACGAGAGGGGGCTTTGCGGTCTAATAGCACCCCATGCCCCTCATCAAACTCGACGCCGGCCACCTCGCCTACGGCCATGTGCCTCTGCTCGACGCAGCCGATTTCCAGCTCGATGCCGGCGAGCGCGTCGCGCTGATCGGCAGGAACGGCAGCGGCAA harbors:
- a CDS encoding PEP-CTERM sorting domain-containing protein; the protein is MALRFLKDRLLVASTLACLCGSASALTIDGNLSDWGIDPSTWVPASGIHYVIEDQTGNGGYYLNPGWGGQAYDAEALYATIIGSKLYIALATGHNPATLQNPAANSYGAGDFAIDFGKNGLYDVGINIVHNGTNGNADPLQTSGGIYKNPVWNYGLWNASGAYAPGNPDPAHPTYMSSGTQIGTATIATGHATGYGSKSSDLHYFYEMSLDLSLLWAAGWDGNPFNIHWTENCANDSIVVDPPFHVPEPSSLALLGITLLGLRSLRRRS